The Streptomyces sp. NBC_01689 genome includes a window with the following:
- a CDS encoding IS5 family transposase (programmed frameshift), with the protein MWEIAEPLIPPSKVRPQGGGTQDTPDETLFAAIIYVLVSGCAWRALPPCFGISKSTAHRRFLIWSRAGVWGRLHEEILHRLDDAGLLDLSRAVLDSAHVRAKKGGELTGPSPVDRGKPGSKMHVLSDANGLPTVVGLSAANTHDSLALKPMIMGHQTRHDPHRGRYFKSRRLHADKAYDIPHLRKWLWGKHIGVRIARKGVESSERLGRRRWVIERTMSWLTGYRRLNHRYERHPRNYLAFLGLAAALCCYKKLVRLTT; encoded by the exons TTGTGGGAGATCGCGGAGCCGCTGATCCCGCCGTCGAAGGTGCGGCCGCAGGGCGGCGGTACGCAGGACACGCCTGATGAGACGCTGTTCGCGGCGATCATCTATGTGCTGGTCAGCGGGTGCGCCTGGCGGGCTCTGCCGCCGTGCTTCGGGATATCGAAGTCGACCGCGCACCGTCGGTTCCTGATCTGGTCGCGGGCGGGTGTGTGGGGCCGGCTGCACGAGGAGATCCTGCACCGCCTGGACGATGCCGGCCTGCTCGACCTCTCCCGAGCTGTCCTCGACTCAGCTCATGTGCGGGCGA AAAAAGGGGGCGAACTCACAGGTCCGAGTCCCGTGGACCGGGGCAAGCCGGGTTCCAAGATGCACGTTCTGTCGGACGCGAACGGACTGCCCACCGTCGTCGGCCTCTCGGCAGCCAACACCCACGACAGCCTCGCCCTCAAGCCCATGATCATGGGTCACCAAACGAGACACGACCCCCACCGTGGCCGGTACTTCAAGTCCCGACGTCTCCACGCAGACAAGGCCTACGACATCCCCCACCTGCGAAAATGGCTGTGGGGAAAGCACATCGGTGTCCGTATCGCCCGCAAGGGAGTCGAGTCCAGCGAACGATTGGGGCGCCGACGCTGGGTCATCGAACGGACCATGTCCTGGCTGACCGGCTACCGCAGACTCAACCACCGTTACGAACGCCACCCCCGCAACTACCTGGCCTTTCTCGGCCTTGCTGCCGCCCTCTGCTGCTACAAAAAGCTCGTTCGCCTCACCACGTAG
- a CDS encoding integrase core domain-containing protein, with product MEADATASVRSVADSYEDAMAEALNGSFKAELVEHQGPWRDADQVERAVVRWVGWYDSERLHSARGYLPPEELETQHYRSQAALKAA from the coding sequence ATTGAGGCCGACGCGACCGCCTCCGTCCGTTCCGTTGCGGACAGCTATGAAGACGCGATGGCCGAGGCCCTCAACGGTTCCTTCAAGGCCGAGCTGGTCGAGCATCAAGGGCCCTGGCGGGACGCTGATCAGGTCGAACGTGCTGTCGTTCGATGGGTCGGCTGGTACGACAGCGAGCGCCTGCACTCAGCACGCGGTTACCTCCCACCCGAGGAACTCGAGACCCAGCACTACCGATCCCAGGCAGCACTGAAAGCCGCCTGA
- a CDS encoding MerR family transcriptional regulator encodes MGLLTIGAFAKASRLSPKALRLYDELGLLTPARVDPVTGYRLYATEQLEQARLVAWLRRLGMPLARIQHVRRMDAAAAAQEVRTFWSQVEADTAARRDLATFLIDHLSRKDPAMSPTAKPLGIRYAALSDTGLVRASNQDTAYAGPRLLAVADGCGSLGAPAGAAAVDALKHLETDSIPAGDLLNVLEDVIEQATQAVRDIAENGTSPEDTGTTLTAMLWTGSQLALVHIGDSRIYLLRDGELFQITHDHTVVQSMIDDGRLSPEEAASHPQRSLLIRALGQGADTTPDIRLYDAQREDRYLLCSDGLSTVVPALAIHRALTEITEPEQAVRELVHLANDSGGPDNVSCVIADVTELQQ; translated from the coding sequence ATGGGGTTGCTGACCATCGGGGCGTTCGCGAAGGCGTCCCGGCTGTCGCCGAAGGCACTGCGTCTCTACGACGAGCTCGGCCTGCTGACCCCCGCCCGCGTCGACCCGGTGACCGGCTACCGCCTCTACGCGACAGAGCAGCTGGAACAGGCCCGACTTGTCGCCTGGCTCCGCCGCCTGGGAATGCCCCTGGCCCGCATCCAGCACGTCCGCAGGATGGATGCGGCCGCGGCAGCCCAGGAAGTCCGCACGTTCTGGTCCCAGGTCGAGGCCGACACCGCGGCACGGCGGGACCTGGCCACCTTCCTCATCGACCACCTGTCACGGAAGGACCCCGCCATGTCCCCGACCGCCAAACCCCTGGGAATCCGTTACGCCGCTCTCTCCGACACCGGCCTCGTCCGCGCGAGCAACCAGGACACCGCTTACGCCGGCCCCCGGCTGCTCGCCGTCGCCGACGGCTGCGGCAGCCTGGGAGCCCCCGCCGGCGCAGCCGCCGTCGACGCGCTCAAGCACCTCGAAACCGACAGCATCCCTGCCGGCGATCTCCTCAACGTCCTCGAAGACGTCATCGAACAGGCCACGCAAGCCGTGCGTGACATCGCCGAAAACGGCACTTCGCCCGAGGACACCGGCACGACACTCACCGCGATGCTCTGGACAGGATCACAGCTCGCCCTCGTCCACATCGGCGACTCCCGCATCTACCTCCTGCGCGATGGAGAACTGTTCCAGATCACCCACGACCACACCGTGGTCCAGTCGATGATCGACGACGGACGCCTCAGCCCGGAAGAAGCCGCATCCCACCCTCAGCGATCCCTGCTGATCCGGGCCCTTGGCCAGGGAGCCGACACCACCCCCGACATACGCCTCTACGACGCCCAGCGGGAAGACCGATACCTGCTCTGCTCCGACGGCCTGTCGACCGTCGTGCCGGCCCTTGCCATCCACCGCGCACTCACCGAGATCACCGAACCCGAGCAGGCCGTCCGCGAACTCGTCCACCTCGCCAACGACTCCGGCGGCCCCGACAACGTCAGCTGCGTGATCGCCGACGTCACAGAACTCCAGCAGTAG
- a CDS encoding D-alanyl-D-alanine carboxypeptidase family protein produces the protein MTDLRTHAAWPGPARTGVACAVAVVVAAAGGWFGSWGDGPERHAYKRATVVGRLHLPWPDEGQASIEAEGLGTLGSTTGQRPLPIASVTKVMTAYVILKEHPLARGEQGPAVGVDATAAQESHSLTESTAPLREGQPLSERRMLELLLLPSGNNVARLLARWDAGSQAAFVAKMNRAARDLGMHHTTYTGASGLEATTESTADDQLKLAREAMKEPTLRAVVAMRSATVPGAPDLVVNTNRLLGRPGVVGLKTGSSTPAGGALMWAAKTGTGGTRHLVLGVVLGQRTGTTPAEGLEAAFEKSAALIEAVQKELPAALGGRADRT, from the coding sequence GTGACTGACCTACGGACACACGCGGCATGGCCCGGACCGGCACGGACCGGGGTGGCGTGCGCCGTCGCCGTGGTCGTGGCCGCCGCCGGAGGCTGGTTCGGCTCGTGGGGCGACGGCCCGGAGAGGCACGCGTACAAGAGGGCGACGGTCGTCGGCCGCCTGCACCTGCCGTGGCCCGACGAGGGCCAGGCGAGCATCGAGGCGGAGGGGCTCGGCACGCTGGGCTCCACCACCGGGCAGCGTCCTCTGCCGATCGCCAGTGTCACCAAGGTGATGACCGCGTATGTGATCCTCAAGGAGCACCCGCTGGCCCGTGGCGAGCAGGGCCCCGCCGTCGGGGTGGACGCGACCGCCGCGCAGGAGTCGCACTCGCTGACCGAGTCCACCGCACCGCTGCGCGAGGGGCAGCCGCTCTCCGAGCGCCGGATGCTGGAGCTCCTGCTGCTCCCGTCGGGCAACAACGTAGCCCGGCTGCTGGCTCGTTGGGACGCGGGCAGCCAAGCCGCGTTCGTGGCCAAGATGAACCGGGCCGCGCGCGACCTCGGGATGCACCACACCACGTACACGGGTGCGAGCGGGCTCGAGGCCACCACCGAGAGCACCGCCGACGACCAGCTCAAGCTGGCCCGGGAGGCCATGAAGGAGCCGACGCTGCGCGCCGTCGTCGCCATGCGGAGCGCGACCGTGCCAGGCGCGCCCGACCTCGTCGTCAACACCAACCGGCTCCTCGGCCGGCCCGGTGTCGTCGGCCTCAAGACGGGGTCGAGCACTCCGGCGGGCGGAGCTCTGATGTGGGCCGCCAAGACGGGTACTGGCGGCACGCGCCATCTCGTACTCGGTGTGGTGCTCGGCCAGCGGACAGGGACCACCCCCGCCGAGGGGCTCGAAGCGGCCTTCGAGAAGAGCGCCGCGTTGATAGAGGCCGTGCAGAAGGAACTTCCGGCGGCGCTCGGTGGACGGGCGGACCGGACGTGA